In Calonectris borealis chromosome 25, bCalBor7.hap1.2, whole genome shotgun sequence, the following proteins share a genomic window:
- the UBXN11 gene encoding UBX domain-containing protein 11: MERVGYPGLPPQATNEGGFPRLIPPPDADDSLSPRTKNPAQGSFSSCSRGATLKKNMQGAARTDTELVSSMMQKITLLEQKIEKQAQEIQLKDRMIAELEEKMKTLEKGEDAPDSATAEELEIRCLQLQTQVWEMERFLNDYGLIWVGERCEQLEDLESLKDEEELPARSLWKPGEAVVSKHRIDFDLILENVKDLNVLAGEGISQIEHTPGGARLRQPEPLPLTLYQNGIVMFNGPFRPYEDPSAQQCLQDIMDGYFPSELQMHYPDGIPLQVTDRRDVVFQERDLPGSFPGHGQVVGHSKSSEVQETTEIPGPKVSLEQFLNKLSKPLKQGGGVVSARGSTRAARQGSGGVRSGKEILVETPRLSALERVKRTEEAEASAPAVCTLRIKSESGEQTYIVKMLFTETIGDLRQHLAHARGGDSGSYEIISTFPQRVYTDNSRSLQECGLIPNASLLLRRRDPSQQEGTGLQTA; the protein is encoded by the exons ATGACAGCCTGTCTCCTAGGACAAAGAATCCAGCGCAAGGCAGTTTCTCCTCCTGCTCAAGGGGGGCAACACTGAAAAAGAATATGCAGG GTGCAGCTCGCACTGACACGGAGCTCGTGTCCTCCATGATGCAAAAAATCACTTTGTTGGAACAAAAAATAGAGAAACAAGCACAAGAAATCCAACTGAAG GATAGGATGATTGCTGAACTTGAAGAGAAGATGAAGACTCTTGAGAAAGGAGAAG ATGCTCCTGACTCAGCCACAGCAGAGGAACTGGAAATTAGGTGCCTTCAGCTGCAGACCCAGGTCTGGGAGATGGAG CGGTTTCTAAATGACTATGGTCTGATTTGGGTTGGAGAGAGATGTGAACAGCTGGAAGATTTAGAATCGCTCAAGGATGAAGAAGAGCTGCCAGCAAGGAGCCTCTGGAAGCCAG GTGAAGCAGTTGTTTCCAAACACCGGATTGATTTTGATTTAATCTTGGAAAACGTGAAGGATTTGAATGTGCTGGCTGGAGAAGGCATTTCTCAAATAGAGCACACGCCTGGGGGTGCTCGGCTGAGGCAGCCAGAACCCCTCCCTCTTACGCTGTATCAAAACGGGATCGTCATGTTCAACGGACCCTTTCGGCCCTACGAGGACCCATCCGCACAG CAATGCCTGCAGGACATTATGGATGGCTATTTCCCTTCAGAGTTACAGATGCACTACCCAGACGGCATCCCTTTGCAG GTCACTGACAGAAGGGACGTGGTATTTCAGGAGAGAGACCTTCCAGGGAGTTTTCCTGGCCACGGCCAAGTGGTTGGCCATTCCAAATCAAGTGAGGTGCAGGAAACCACTGAGATCCCAG GTCCCAAGGTCTCCTTGGAGCAGTTTCTCAACAAGCTTTCCAAGCCCCTGAAACAAGGAGGAGGAGTGGTCAGTGCCCGAGGCTCAACCAGAGCAGCACGGCAG GGCTCTGGAGGGGTGCGGAGCGGCAAAGAGATCCTGGTGGAGACACCCAGGCTGTCTGCCCTGGAGAG GGTGAAGAGAACTGAAGAGGCTGAAGCTTCTGCCCCTGCTGTCTGCACTCTCCGCATCAAATCTGAGAGCGGGGAGCAGACGTACATTGTAAAGATGCTGTTCACGGAGACCATAGGGGACCTGCGCCAACACCTCGCCCACGCCAG GGGTGGAGACTCTGGCTCATATGAGATCATCAGTACCTTTCCCCAGAGGGTGTACACGGACAACTCCAGAAGTCTGCAGGAATGTGGCCTGATCCCCAATGCCTCCTTGCTGCTGCGGAGAAGAGACCCCTCCCAACAAGAGGGGACAGGGCTGCAAACAGCTTAA
- the SH3BGRL3 gene encoding LOW QUALITY PROTEIN: SH3 domain-binding glutamic acid-rich-like protein 3 (The sequence of the model RefSeq protein was modified relative to this genomic sequence to represent the inferred CDS: inserted 1 base in 1 codon): MPGPAGPIGPRSHMPGGGGAAXLPPSEPPSAGLSAGSGRDRSMSTLKVYSTSVTGSREIKSQQSEVTRILDGKNIKYELVDISQDNALREEMRAKAGNPKAIPPQIVNGDHYCGDYELFVEAVEQNTLQEFLKLA, translated from the exons ATgcccgggcccgccggccccatTGGTCCCCGCAGTCAcatgccgggcggcggcggggccg cgctccctccctccgaGCCTCCCTCCGCCGGGCTGAGCGCAGGGAGCGGCCGCGATCGCAGCATGAGCACCCTCAAGGTCTACAGCACCTCGGTGACCGGATCCCGGGag ATCAAATCCCAACAGAGTGAAGTAACCAGAATCCTCGATGGGAAAAACATCAAGTACGAGCTGGTGGATATCTCCCAGGACAACGCTCTCCGGGAGGAGATGAGGGCGAAGGCAGGCAACCCCAAAGCCATCCCACCCCAGATCGTCAACGGAGACCACTACTGCGGG GATTACGAGCTCTTTGTGGAAGCGGTGGAGCAAAACACCCTGCAGGAGTTTCTGAAGCTGGCCTGA